The genome window GTCTGCCAGCAGGCAGGCGGAGTAGGCCAGAAATTCAGGTATGCCCTTGTCGCTGTCCGGCTCTTCAAGCTTGCGGTTGAGCAGCAGCAGGCGTTCGGCCTCGTCGGTGATGCGGCGCATGTAACGCACCGTTTCAACGGGGAAGTTGCCCATGGCGGTTTCTTCCGAAAGCATCACGCAGTCCGCGCCGTCAAGCACGGCATTGGCCACGTCTGTGGTCTCCGCGCGGGTGGGGGCAGGGCTGTTGACCATGGAGAGCAGCATCTGCGTGGCAACAATAACCGGCTTGGAGGCCTTGTTGCATGCGCTGATGATGTGCTTTTGCAGCGCGGGCAGAAGGGGCAGGGGACATTCCACACCAAGGTCGCCTCGAGCCACCATGACGACGTCTGTCTCGTGCAGAATTTCTGCAAGGTTGTCCACGGCGCTCTGCCGTTCAAGTTTGACGACCACGGGCAGGCTTTTGCCGGCAGCGGCGATAAGCTCCTTGGCTTCGCGCACGTCGTCCGCAGTCTGCACGTAGGAGATTGCCACTGCGTCCACGCCAAGCTTGAGGCCGTCCGCAAGGTCTTTTTTGTCCTTTTCCGTCAGGGCGCGCACCTTGGTGGCCTTGCCGGGCAGGGCCAGACCCTTGCGCGAGGTGACGATGCCGGAGTTGTCCGCCTTAAGCATCACAAGGCCGTCCGAGCGGCACTCAGTAACCACAAACTGAAGCCCGCCGTCAGCCAGCACCATGCGATCGCCGGGCTCGAGGCTTTCGAGGATCACATCGTGGTCAAAGGGCAGATAGGGGAAATCGTCCACATGGCGGTCACTGGGGCCGAGCAGCAGTTCCATGCCCTTGGTGACGGTTATGCTGGTTTCGGGCAGCACGCCAAGGCGAATCTTGGGGCCGGAAAGATCCTGCATGATGGTGATGGGCCGCCCGATGGCCGCTTCCACCTCACGGATGCTCTGGATGATGGTAACAAAGTCCGCTGCGCCGCCATGCGAAAAATTGAGGCGAAATACACTGACCCCGGCCTCGGCCAGTTCGTGCAATTTTTCTTTGCTGTTGGAAGCGGGACCGATAGTAGCGACAATTTTCGTTCTCATATCTGTTCCTTTTGGCTGAAACCGGTGGCGCAAGGGCGCAAAAGTACAAAATTTACAGTTCCGGCTTGGTCCAAATAGTCTTGTTTTTCCCGCATATTGTCAAGGCATTCGGCGCAAAAGCGTTGAAACTGCGCTCTTGTTGTTCGCCTGGTGGCTTTTTGCTTCTGGCGGCAATGATGGGCGTTATTTTTTGTCGTGCATTACCTGAGGGGTGGCAGTGGTAATTTGCCACTTTTTACCACTGCAAAAACGGGCGGAAACTGGATGGCTGATAGCCAGATAATTCGCAAATAAAGCCAATTTTGCGGCATTACTTGACACGGGGTGGGGCATGGGGCATAAGTGGGAAAAAGTGGTAACAAGTAGTAAGAAGTGGGAAAAAGTGAAAAAACTGTTCACAAAAAGCCTTTCCCGCAGCCTGGACCCCAAGGGGCGCCTCATGCTGCCGCCGGAATACCGCGAAGGACTCTGCGCGGACGGCGGCTCTGGGGTGTTTTGGCTTACTGCTTTTTACGGACGCCTGGTGGCCTATCTGCCCGCCGACTGGGACATGGTTACAGAACAGCTTGGCAGCATCCCCATGCCTTCACCCAGGCTTTCGCACTTCAAAACAAAGGTTATGGGCCTTGCCCAGGAACTTGAACCTGACGCCCAGGGGCGAGTGCGCATTCCGCAGGTGCTGATGCGCGAGGCGGGCTTGCATAAGGATGCAATGCTTGTGGGCATGCTGAACAAATTTGAAATCTGGGATCAGGAACGCTTCAACGCCCTCCAGCTTGAGGATGTGTCCGACGAGCTTTCCGGGCTTGGCATAACTCTCAGTCTATAGGCCGCACCATGACGGAAATTTTGGATAACATTGCTGGACCCGTGCGGCACGTGCCGGTGCTCCCGGCAGAAACGTTGGAGGCTCTTTCGCCCAGCGCCGGGGGCCGTTATCTGGACGGCACTCTGGGAATGGGCGGTCATGCCTCGGCAGTGCTCGGCACCGCCAGCGACATTGAACTGTGCGGCCTTGACCGGGATGAAGACGCCATGGCTCTTGCGCGTCAGCGGCTGGCCCCTTTTGGCAACCGCGCTCACATTTTTCATTGCAATTACAGCAATTTTCCCGATGCGCTGGCAGAACTGGGTTGGGACAAGGTGGACGGTGCGCTGCTGGATATCGGCGTGTCTTCGCTTCAGCTTGACGAAGCCGAACGCGGTTTCAGCTTTCACGGCGATGGCCCGCTCGATATGCGCATGGATCAGAATTCCGGCCAGCCATCGGCCTGGCACTGGGTCAACCGCGAGAGTTTTGCCAGGCTCAAGGAATGCATAGCCATGCTGGGCGAAGAACCACAGGCCGGGCGCATTGCCCGCGTTATTGTGGAATCGCGCCAGAAGGCCAGCATAGACACCACCGCAGAACTGGCAGCCCTGGTGGAAAAGGCCTACCCCGCGGCATGGCGGGCCAAGGCCCGTCGGCATCCGGCCACGCGCACCTTTCAGGCCTTGCGCATGGCCGTCAACGACGAACTGGGCGAATTGCGGCGTTTTCTTGATAACATACTGGCATATCTGCCCATTGGTGGCAGACTCGCCATTATTGCGTTTCATTCGCTTGAAGACCGCATGGTCAAACAGGCCATGCGCCATTGGGCAGAGGGCTGCCGCTGCCCGCGTCATGTGCCGGTATGCGTGTGCAATCATCAGCCTGAAGTGCGCATCCTGTTCAAAAAGCCCGTGACAGCCTCACCCGAAGAACTGGCCGTCAACCCTCGCTCCAGCAGCGCCAAGCTGCGCGCTGTGGAAAAAATAGCCGAGGGCACCGGATCATGAAGCGCAATACAGCCATGAACCAGCAACATGGGGGCAGGGGATGGCTGCTGGCGCTGGTTCTGGGGCTTCTGAGCTGCATGGTCATGGGTCTTGTGCTGGTGTGGAGCAACATTGAGCGCATGGACACAACCTATTTCATCAATATTCAGCAAAATACTGTTCGCGAACGGCGCGCCCTGAGGGCCAAGCTTGAAGTTGAGCGCGAACGGCTGCTTTCTCCCTATGAACTGCGGCGCAAGGCAGATGAGTTCGGTATGCGCGAACCCAAGCCCGGCCAGATTCGACGTATGGAACTACAGTAAAAACTCCGGAATGCTCCAATGCCTGACCAGTTAATGCTCAGGCCCGGAAAAAGCCCGGCGTCATCACGGCGACGCCCAGTTTGGAAACGCCATGTTCAAACTCAGCTCTCGCAAACGCAATGTCTCCAGCTCTGGCCCTGTCCGTGCCACCAAGCCGCAGATCACCCGCAACCTTGTCTCTTCGGGCAAGGGTGCGACTTCTCCGGCCTGGATGGGTAATGTGGACTGGGGCCGCGCCCGCATCAAGATAGTTGTCAGCATCTTCTGCATGCTGTGGGTCGGGCTGTGGGCGCGCGCATGGTATCTCCAGATGATGGAGGGGCCGCGCCTTGCAGAGCGCGCGCGTCGGCAGCATACGGCAACGGAGCTGGTTACCGGGCGTCGCGGCATGATCTTTGACCGCAACGGTCAGGTGCTGGCCCGCAGTGTGGAAGCAAAATCCATTTACGCCCGCCCGCAGGACATCACCGATTTTCAGGCCATGGCCAACACCCTTGGCCCCATTCTGGGCATGGAGCCGCAGAAGCTTTATGACGACCTGGCGCAGACCAAGCGCCGTTTTGTCTGGCTGAAGCGCAAGGTGGACGACTATACCGCCGAGGCCGTGCGCAAGGCCAACATTACCGGCATAGGCCTGAGCAAGGAATATGACCGCGTTTATCCCTTCAAGCACATGGCGGGGCAGCTTTTGGGCTTTGTGGGCCTTGACGACAAGGGGCTTGAAGGCATCGAGCGCTCGCTCGATGCGCGTCTTGGCTGCATTCCCACGCGCCAGATTGTGCAGCGCGATGCCATGGGCCGCCGTTTTTATCTGCACGAAGAAGGGCAGAGCGAACCGGTGGGGCAGGATCTGACCCTCACCATCGACATGCAGATTCAGTTTTTTGTTGAAGAAGCCGTGGCGCGTACCGTGCGGGAATACGATGCCCGCTGGGGCGGGGCGCTGGTGGTGGATGTGGCCTCGGGCGAAATTATGGCCTGGGCGCAGTATCCTTTCTTCAATCCTAACAACTACAAGGATTTTTCGCCGCTTGTTTACCGCAACAGGCTGGCTGCCGATGCTCTGGAACCGGGTTCCACATTCAAGCCCTTTGTGATGGCTGCCGCCATTCAGGAACGCAAGGTCACGCCCAACACCCTCATCGACTGCGAAGGCGGCAAGTGGGTGACCAAAAACTTCACCATCCGCGATACTTCGCGTCAGGGAATATTGCCTGCGGCCAAGGTGCTGCGCTATTCGTCCAACATCGGCATGGCCAAGATCGGCCTGTCCATGGGCGCTCCTACCTTCTACAAATATATGCATGCGTTGGGCTTTGGACAGCGCACGGGCGTACCTGTGTCTGAAAGCCGTGGCATCCTGCGCGCCCCGCGCGACTGGAGCGAAGTGGACATCATGTCCACCTCGTTTGGTCAGAGTATTTCGGTGACGGGCCTTCAGATGGCGCAGGGCTACCTGACCCTGCTCAACAATGGCGTGTACAAGCCCCTGCGCCTCACGCGCGAAGACGGCGTGGTGGATGAGGTGCGCCCCCGTATTTATTCTGAAACCGCTGTGCGCGAAGTCATGCACATGATGCGCGATGTTGTTGAAGAACATGATGGTACAGGCAAGCGCGCACGTGTAGACGGCATTGACGTTGGCGGCAAGACCGGTACAGCCCAGAAGGCCGACCACAGGTCGGGCACATACGGCAGCAAGCGTCTCGCTTCGTTCGTGGGCTTTTTCCCGGCAGACAAGCCCAAGTATTTTGTGATGGTCATGGTTGATGAACCTTCACGTAACCAGTACGGCGGCGTGGTGGCAGCACCCGTGTTCAAGGAAGTTGCCTCCCGCATGGTGTCGTATACGGGCATGTTTAACGAAACCAAGGTGGCGGAAGCGGATAAAAAAGCCTCCGAGGGTGAAGGCCCGGCCACCAAGACCCGTCAACGCGGTCTCAAGCTTGCCGCGCTGGAGGTTCCCTATGCCACCGACTCCAGAAAGCTGGCCCCGCCGCAGCAGGCCGAAGGCATGCGCTTGCCTGGGCATCTGGCCAAGGCCAGCAGCCGGGTGCCGGACGTGATGGGCAAATCTGTGCGCAATGCGGTTGAACTGTTTGCCCGCGCAGGTGTTGTGCCTGAACTCAAAGGATCCGGCAGCAGGGTGGTCAAACAGACCCCTGCCCCCGGAGTGGCCTGGCCTGAAGAAGGCAAGGACATCGAATATATTCTCTGGCTTTCCGAACGGTAAGAACGGCAGGTTGCTTCCGGCTGGCGCACGCATGGCGCGCGGGGTTGCGGGTTGAATTGCGCGCGCCGCCGGGACTAAATTGGGGCATTTGCCCCGGTTATGCAGTGAGGTTGATATGGAACGGGAATTTGCAACCCTTCTTGAACAGTGCAGACGCGGCGGTATTGAAGTGCGCGTCGATTCTCGTCAGGTCAATTCCGGCGATATCTTTGTTGCCGTGCCTGGCGTTAACGAAGACGGGGCGCGTTTTATTCCCGCCGCAGTAGCCGCAGGGGCTTCCATTGTCGTTTGCCGCCCCGGCGGAGCGGAAGAAGCCGCTGCACTTGCTGGCGGCTGTCGCGTTGTGCATCATTCCGACCCGCGTGAGGCGCTCTGGCGTCTGGCAGAGGCCCGCTGGCGCACCAGCGAGCTGCCGCTCAAGATCGTGGGCGTTACAGGCACCAACGGCAAGACCACCTGCTCCTATCTGCTCGAGCAGCTCTTTGCGCAGGCTGGGCACAAGCTTGGCGTCATGGGCACGGTCAGCTACCGCTGGCCCGGTCATGCGGAAGCCGCACCCCTCACTACGCCCGATGCCCTGAGCGTGCACGCCATGCTGGCCGCCATGGCCAAGGCGGGCGTGGATGTGGCGGTGATGGAAGTGTCCTCCCACGCCATTGATCAGCAGCGCGTCTGCGGCGTGCCGTTTTCCGGCGCAGCCTTTACCAATCTGACGCAGGATCATCTGGATTATCACAAGAGCATGGAAAGCTACTTCCAGGTCAAGGCCCGCCTGTTCCTGGAGCTGCCCCGGCCCGACAAGGCCATGGCTGTCAACGCCGATGACCCCTGGGGCCGCCGCCTGCTGGAACTGTGCCCCACGGCGCTTTCCTTTGGCTTGCAGAAAGGCGCGCTGAACAAGCGTCACCTCTGGGGTGAGCTGCTTTCTGCCGGAACGGAGGGCTGCCACATGCGCATGCATCTTGAGGGCAGCAAGTGGGAACTTCGCTCGCCGTTGGTGGGCGCGTTCAACGCCTCCAATCTGCTGGCCGTGCAGGCTGTTGCCCTTGAAATGGGCATAGAGCCAGATGCTTTCAAATCTCTTGAAAGTTTTACGGGCGTGAGCGGGCGGCTTGAACGTGTGGAAAATCCCCAAGGATTAAATGTATTTGTCGACTATGCCCACACGCCGGACGCGCTGGAAAACGTTTTGCAGGCCCTGCGGGGGGCTGGATTCAAACGCGTTGTTACTGTATTTGGCTGCGGCGGCAATCGTGACCGCACCAAGCGCCCCCTCATGGGCGAGGCTGTTGCCCGCTGGTCTGACGTGGCAGTGCTGACCTCTGACAACCCGCGTTTTGAAGAGCCGGAAGCCATTTTGCAGGATGTTCTGCCTGGTTTGAAATCCGCCCGCGAAGTTGTGGTTGAGGTTGACCGCCGCGCCGCTACCATCAAGGCGCTGAAAATGCTCGGCAAGGACGATGCATTGCTTATTGCAGGCAAAGGCCATGAGGATTATCAGATCATCCAGGGTGTCAAACACCACTATAGCGACCAGGAAGTAGTTAGGGAGTTTCTTCATTGCGACTGACCTACAATGAAATA of uncultured Desulfovibrio sp. contains these proteins:
- the rsmH gene encoding 16S rRNA (cytosine(1402)-N(4))-methyltransferase RsmH translates to MTEILDNIAGPVRHVPVLPAETLEALSPSAGGRYLDGTLGMGGHASAVLGTASDIELCGLDRDEDAMALARQRLAPFGNRAHIFHCNYSNFPDALAELGWDKVDGALLDIGVSSLQLDEAERGFSFHGDGPLDMRMDQNSGQPSAWHWVNRESFARLKECIAMLGEEPQAGRIARVIVESRQKASIDTTAELAALVEKAYPAAWRAKARRHPATRTFQALRMAVNDELGELRRFLDNILAYLPIGGRLAIIAFHSLEDRMVKQAMRHWAEGCRCPRHVPVCVCNHQPEVRILFKKPVTASPEELAVNPRSSSAKLRAVEKIAEGTGS
- a CDS encoding division/cell wall cluster transcriptional repressor MraZ, which translates into the protein MGHKWEKVVTSSKKWEKVKKLFTKSLSRSLDPKGRLMLPPEYREGLCADGGSGVFWLTAFYGRLVAYLPADWDMVTEQLGSIPMPSPRLSHFKTKVMGLAQELEPDAQGRVRIPQVLMREAGLHKDAMLVGMLNKFEIWDQERFNALQLEDVSDELSGLGITLSL
- a CDS encoding penicillin-binding transpeptidase domain-containing protein; this translates as MFKLSSRKRNVSSSGPVRATKPQITRNLVSSGKGATSPAWMGNVDWGRARIKIVVSIFCMLWVGLWARAWYLQMMEGPRLAERARRQHTATELVTGRRGMIFDRNGQVLARSVEAKSIYARPQDITDFQAMANTLGPILGMEPQKLYDDLAQTKRRFVWLKRKVDDYTAEAVRKANITGIGLSKEYDRVYPFKHMAGQLLGFVGLDDKGLEGIERSLDARLGCIPTRQIVQRDAMGRRFYLHEEGQSEPVGQDLTLTIDMQIQFFVEEAVARTVREYDARWGGALVVDVASGEIMAWAQYPFFNPNNYKDFSPLVYRNRLAADALEPGSTFKPFVMAAAIQERKVTPNTLIDCEGGKWVTKNFTIRDTSRQGILPAAKVLRYSSNIGMAKIGLSMGAPTFYKYMHALGFGQRTGVPVSESRGILRAPRDWSEVDIMSTSFGQSISVTGLQMAQGYLTLLNNGVYKPLRLTREDGVVDEVRPRIYSETAVREVMHMMRDVVEEHDGTGKRARVDGIDVGGKTGTAQKADHRSGTYGSKRLASFVGFFPADKPKYFVMVMVDEPSRNQYGGVVAAPVFKEVASRMVSYTGMFNETKVAEADKKASEGEGPATKTRQRGLKLAALEVPYATDSRKLAPPQQAEGMRLPGHLAKASSRVPDVMGKSVRNAVELFARAGVVPELKGSGSRVVKQTPAPGVAWPEEGKDIEYILWLSER
- a CDS encoding UDP-N-acetylmuramoyl-L-alanyl-D-glutamate--2,6-diaminopimelate ligase encodes the protein MEREFATLLEQCRRGGIEVRVDSRQVNSGDIFVAVPGVNEDGARFIPAAVAAGASIVVCRPGGAEEAAALAGGCRVVHHSDPREALWRLAEARWRTSELPLKIVGVTGTNGKTTCSYLLEQLFAQAGHKLGVMGTVSYRWPGHAEAAPLTTPDALSVHAMLAAMAKAGVDVAVMEVSSHAIDQQRVCGVPFSGAAFTNLTQDHLDYHKSMESYFQVKARLFLELPRPDKAMAVNADDPWGRRLLELCPTALSFGLQKGALNKRHLWGELLSAGTEGCHMRMHLEGSKWELRSPLVGAFNASNLLAVQAVALEMGIEPDAFKSLESFTGVSGRLERVENPQGLNVFVDYAHTPDALENVLQALRGAGFKRVVTVFGCGGNRDRTKRPLMGEAVARWSDVAVLTSDNPRFEEPEAILQDVLPGLKSAREVVVEVDRRAATIKALKMLGKDDALLIAGKGHEDYQIIQGVKHHYSDQEVVREFLHCD
- the pyk gene encoding pyruvate kinase, whose amino-acid sequence is MRTKIVATIGPASNSKEKLHELAEAGVSVFRLNFSHGGAADFVTIIQSIREVEAAIGRPITIMQDLSGPKIRLGVLPETSITVTKGMELLLGPSDRHVDDFPYLPFDHDVILESLEPGDRMVLADGGLQFVVTECRSDGLVMLKADNSGIVTSRKGLALPGKATKVRALTEKDKKDLADGLKLGVDAVAISYVQTADDVREAKELIAAAGKSLPVVVKLERQSAVDNLAEILHETDVVMVARGDLGVECPLPLLPALQKHIISACNKASKPVIVATQMLLSMVNSPAPTRAETTDVANAVLDGADCVMLSEETAMGNFPVETVRYMRRITDEAERLLLLNRKLEEPDSDKGIPEFLAYSACLLADKASAKAIVSHSLSGSSARQVSARRPPQSIYALTPDPVSIKALNFVWGVRPVFVENPQEEPSHLIRAESFIHNSPDFEPDDCAVITAGQVKGSSATPRGTNLVKIYWK